From the Streptomonospora nanhaiensis genome, the window TGTGATGAGGGGTCCCCTTGCTCACCCTACGGAAAACGGCGGAAACCGGTAGGGGTTCACCCGCACTGCGCCGTCGGCGGCGGCCTCGTCGGGGAGACCGAGGCGCGCGAAGCGCCGCCGAACGGGGCCGAGGGCTCCGGTCCAGCCTTGGTTCCGTAAGTCTCTGACCACACACGGTATTAGCCGCGCGGGCTCACGGGAATGCCGTTGCGGAAGTATTTTCTCCCATACGGGTCGATCAAGACCCGCGGCCATTGTGGTCTGTTTCACGGGCGCGGCGCAATGCCGCAGCTGGCGGGAGGTCGGGCGGGTGTGATCATCCTCGCCCGGGGGCGGCGCCGCCGGGCGGATGGCCGGGTGTCCGGGTGGCGGAGCGGTCACCGCCGGTGAAGTCGGCGAGGAGGCGTTCGGCGGCGAGTGTGGCGGTGAGGTCGCCGGCGCGCACCGCGGCCTCCAGCCCGGGGGCTTCGGCGCGCACCCGGGGGTCGCGCCGCAGGCGGTCCATGAGGCGGTCGCGTACCTGCGCCCACATCCAGTCGACCTGCTGGCGGCTGCGCCGCTCGGCGAACTCCCCGGCGTCCTCCAGCGCGCGGCGGTGGTCCAGCACCGCCTGCCAGAAGGCGTCGAGGCCCTGGCCGGTGAGGCCGCTGCAGGTGAGCACCGGCGGCCGCCACGCGGGGTGCACGGGCTGCAGCAGCCGCAGCGCCCGCGCCAGCTCGCGGGCGGCCTTGCGGGCGTCGGATTCGTAGGGGCCGTCGGCCTTGTTCACGGCCACCAGGTCCACGAGTTCCAGCACGCCCTTTTTGATGCCCTGGAGCTGGTCGCCGGTGCGGGCCAGGGTGAGGAAGGCGAAGCAGTCGACCATGTTGGCGACCGCGACCTCGGACTGGCCCACGCCGACGGTCTCGACCAGGACGACGTCGAACCCCGCGGCCTCCATCAGCACCATGGTCTCGCGGGTGGCGCGGGCCACCCCGCCCAGCGTGCCCGCCGTGGGCGAGGGCCGCACGAACGCCGACGGGTCGACCGACAGCCGCGCCATGCGGGTCTTGTCGCCGAGGATGCTGCCGCCGGTGCGGGTGGAGGAGGGGTCCACGGCCAGCACCGCCACCCGGTGGCCCGCGCCGGTGAGCCGGGTGCCCAGCGCGTCGATGAAGGTGGACTTGCCCACGCCGGGCACCCCGGTGATCCCCACCCGGTGCGCCTTGCCGCTGTGCGGCAGCAGGCGCACCAGCAGCTCCTGGGCCAGCTCGGCGTGGTCGGCCCGGCGCGACTCCACCAGGGTGATGGCGCGGGCCAGCGTGGGGCGGTGCCCGGCCAGGACGCCCTCGGCGTAGGAGTCGAGGTCGATGCGGCGCGGGCTCACGACCCGTGGCCCAGCTCGGTTTCGAGGCGGTCGAGGAGGCCGGCCGCGGCCTCGGCGATGACGGTGCCGGGCGGGAAGATCGCCGCGGCCCCGGAGCCGTAGAGGGCCTGGTGGTCGGCCGGCGGGATGACCCCGCCCACCACGATCATGATGTCGGCGCGGTCCAGGGCCTCCAGCTCGGCGCGCAGCGCCGGCACCAGGGTGAGGTGCCCGGCCGCCAGCGAGGACACGCCCACGACGTGGACGTCGGCCTCGGCCGCCTGGGCGGCGACCTCGGCGGGGGTCTGGAACAGCGGGCCGACGTCGACGTCGAAGCCGAGGTCGGCGAACGCGGTGGCGATCACCTTCTGGCCGCGGTCGTGGCCGTCCTGGCCCATCTTGGCGACCAGGATGCGGGGGCGGCGGCCCTCGTGCTCCTCGAAGCGGCGGACCCGGTCGGCCAGGGCGGACATGGCGGCCTCGGTGTCGGCGGAGGACCCGGCTTCGTCGCGGTACACACCCTGGATGGTACGGACCTGCCCGGAGTGGCGCCCGAAGACGCGTTCGACGGCGGCGGAGATCTCGCCGACGGTGGCCTTGGCCCGCGCGGCGTCGACCGCGGCGGCCAGCAGGTTGTGGTCGAGGCTGTCGCCGCGGGACTCCGCGGCCGCCGCGGCGGAGAGGCGGTCCAGCGCCGCGGCCACGGCGGAGTCGTCGCGCTCGGCGCGCAGCCGCTCCAGCTTGGCCAGCTGCTCGGCGCGCACCCGGGAGTTGTCGACCCGCAGGACCTCGATCTCGTCGTGGGTGTCGGGCCGGTACTTGTTCACGCCGATGACCGGCTGGCGCCCGGAGTCGATGCGCGCCTGGGTGCGGGCGGCGGCCTCCTCGATGCGCATCTTGGGGATGCCGGCGTCGATGGCCTGGGCCATGCCGCCGGCCTGCTCGACCTCGGTGATGTGCGCCCAGGCGCGTTCGGCCAGCTCGTGGGTGAGGCGTTCGACGTAGGCGCTGCCGCCCCAGGGGTCGATGACGCGCGTGGTGCCGGACTCCTGCTGGAGCACCAGCTGGGTGTTGCGGGCGATGCGGGCGGAGAAGTCGGTGGGCAGGGCCAGCGCCTCGTCGAGGGCGTTGGTGTGCAGCGACTGGGTGTGGCCCTGGGTGGCGGCCATGGCCTCGACACAGGTGCGCACGACGTTGTTGAAGACGTCCTGGGCGGTCAGCGACCAGCCGGAGGTCTGGGAGTGCGTGCGCAGCGACAGCGACTTGGGGTTGGCGGCGCCGAATCCGGCCACCAGGCGCGACCACAGCAGCCGCGCCGCCCGCAGCTTGGCGACCTCCATGAAGAAGTTCATGCCGATGGCCCAGAAGAACGACAGCCGCGGCGCGAAGGAGTCGACGTCGAGCCCGGCGCGGCGGCCCGCGCGGATGTACTCGACACCGTCGGCCAGGGTGTAGGCCAGCTCCAGGTCGGCCGTGGCCCCCGCCTCCTGCATGTGGTAGCCGGAGATCGAGATGGAGTTGAAGCGCGGCATGCGCTGGGAGGTGAAGGCGAAGATGTCGGAGATGATCCGCATCGAGGGCTGCGGCGGGTAGATGTAGGTGTTGCGGACCATGAACTCCTTGAGGATGTCGTTCTGGATGGTCCCCGACAGCTTCTCGGGCGGCACGCCCTGCTCCTCGGCCGCCACGATGTAGAGCGCCAGCACCGGCAGCACGGCGCCGTTCATGGTCATGGACACGCTCATGCGGTCGAGCGGGATGCCGTCGAAGAGCTGCCGCATGTCGTAAATGGAGTCGATGGCCACCCCGGCCATGCCGACGTCGCCGGCCACGCGCGGGTGGTCGGAGTCGTAGCCGCGGTGGGTGGCGAGGTCGAAGGCCACCGACAGGCCCTTCTGCCCGGCGGCGAGGTTGCGCCGGTAGAAGGCGTTGGACTCCTCGGCCGTGGAGAACCCCGCGTACTGGCGGATGGTCCACGGCTGGTTGACGTACATGGTGGGGTAGGGCCCGCGCAGGTAGGGCGCGATGCCGGGGTAGGTGTGGACGAAGTCGAGCCCGGCGCGGTCGGCGGGGGTGTAGAGCGGTTTGACGCCGATGCCCTCGGGTGT encodes:
- the meaB gene encoding methylmalonyl Co-A mutase-associated GTPase MeaB, whose product is MSPRRIDLDSYAEGVLAGHRPTLARAITLVESRRADHAELAQELLVRLLPHSGKAHRVGITGVPGVGKSTFIDALGTRLTGAGHRVAVLAVDPSSTRTGGSILGDKTRMARLSVDPSAFVRPSPTAGTLGGVARATRETMVLMEAAGFDVVLVETVGVGQSEVAVANMVDCFAFLTLARTGDQLQGIKKGVLELVDLVAVNKADGPYESDARKAARELARALRLLQPVHPAWRPPVLTCSGLTGQGLDAFWQAVLDHRRALEDAGEFAERRSRQQVDWMWAQVRDRLMDRLRRDPRVRAEAPGLEAAVRAGDLTATLAAERLLADFTGGDRSATRTPGHPPGGAAPGRG
- the scpA gene encoding methylmalonyl-CoA mutase, translated to MIPDFSRIGPGTTGPGPGPDGASAWARAVEDATGKGPDALVWETPEGIGVKPLYTPADRAGLDFVHTYPGIAPYLRGPYPTMYVNQPWTIRQYAGFSTAEESNAFYRRNLAAGQKGLSVAFDLATHRGYDSDHPRVAGDVGMAGVAIDSIYDMRQLFDGIPLDRMSVSMTMNGAVLPVLALYIVAAEEQGVPPEKLSGTIQNDILKEFMVRNTYIYPPQPSMRIISDIFAFTSQRMPRFNSISISGYHMQEAGATADLELAYTLADGVEYIRAGRRAGLDVDSFAPRLSFFWAIGMNFFMEVAKLRAARLLWSRLVAGFGAANPKSLSLRTHSQTSGWSLTAQDVFNNVVRTCVEAMAATQGHTQSLHTNALDEALALPTDFSARIARNTQLVLQQESGTTRVIDPWGGSAYVERLTHELAERAWAHITEVEQAGGMAQAIDAGIPKMRIEEAAARTQARIDSGRQPVIGVNKYRPDTHDEIEVLRVDNSRVRAEQLAKLERLRAERDDSAVAAALDRLSAAAAAESRGDSLDHNLLAAAVDAARAKATVGEISAAVERVFGRHSGQVRTIQGVYRDEAGSSADTEAAMSALADRVRRFEEHEGRRPRILVAKMGQDGHDRGQKVIATAFADLGFDVDVGPLFQTPAEVAAQAAEADVHVVGVSSLAAGHLTLVPALRAELEALDRADIMIVVGGVIPPADHQALYGSGAAAIFPPGTVIAEAAAGLLDRLETELGHGS